Proteins encoded by one window of Streptomyces clavuligerus:
- a CDS encoding multifunctional oxoglutarate decarboxylase/oxoglutarate dehydrogenase thiamine pyrophosphate-binding subunit/dihydrolipoyllysine-residue succinyltransferase subunit yields the protein MSSQSPSNSSSPSLRPGGAPTTDESAQGAGPAAAFGPNEWLVDEIYQQYLQDPNSVDRAWWDFFADYKPGAQNTAATGAEPTAEAPAAAPAPTAPAPRASANGATVPAAPAAPAAPAVAAAPAPAPAAPKPVPAAAPAPAPAPVAAPKPAAAPAPAAEAPAGPELITLRGPAAAVAKNMNASLEMPTATSVRAVPVKLLFDNRIVINNHLKRARGGKVSFTHLIGYAMVRALKAMPSMNWSFALKDGKPTLVKPEHVNFGLAIDLVKPNGDRQLVVAAIKKAETLNFFEFWQAYEDIVRRARGNKLTMDDFTGVTVSLTNPGGLGTVHSVPRLMPGQSVIMGVGSMDYPAEFQGTSQDTLNKLGISKVMTLTSTYDHRVIQGAASGEFLRVVANSLLGEDGFYDDIFEALRIPYEPVRWLKDIDASHDDDVTKAARVFELIHSYRVRGHVMADTDPLEYRQRKHPDLDITEHGLTLWDLEREFAVGGFAGKSLMKLRDVLGVLRDSYCRTTGIEFMHIQDPKQRKWIQDRVERPHAKPEREEQLRILRRLNAAEAFETFLQTKYVGQKRFSLEGGESVIPLLDAVIDSAAESRLDEVVIGMAHRGRLNVLANIVGKSYAQIFREFEGNLDPKSMHGSGDVKYHLGAEGTFTGLDGEQIKVSLVANPSHLEAVDPVLEGVVRAKQDVINKGGTDFTVLPVALHGDAAFAGQGVVAETLNMSQLRGYRTGGTVHVVINNQVGFTAAPESSRSSMYATDVARMIEAPIFHVNGDDPEACVRVARLAFEFRQTFNKDVVIDLICYRRRGHNEGDNPQFTNPQMYNLIDKKRSVRKLYTESLIGRGDITLEEAEQALQDFQGQLEKVFAEVREATSLPAPAQVPDPQAEFPVAVTTAVSQEIVKRIAESQVNIPDNVAVHPRLLPQLQRRASSVEDGTIDWGMGETLAIGSLLMEGTPVRLSGQDTRRGTFGQRHAVLVDQETGEDYTPLLYLTEEQARYNVYDSLLSEYAAMGFEYGYSLARPDALVVWEAQFGDFVNGAQTVVDEFISSAEQKWGQHSGVTLLLPHGYEGQGPDHSSARPERFLQLCAQNNMTVAMPTLPSNYFHLLRWQVHNPHHKPLIVFTPKSMLRLKAAQSKTEEFLTGGFRPVIGDTGVDAGTVDPAGVRKVVFTSGKVYYDLDAERKKRGTQDTAIIRLERLYPLPGAELQAEIAKFPNAEKYIWAQEEPANQGAWPFIALNLIDHLDLAVGADVPHGERLRRISRPHGSSPAVGSKKRHEQEQEQLVNEVFDA from the coding sequence GTGTCGTCTCAGTCCCCCAGTAACTCCAGCTCGCCCAGCCTCCGGCCGGGTGGTGCCCCCACGACCGACGAAAGCGCGCAGGGCGCCGGTCCCGCCGCCGCTTTCGGGCCCAATGAGTGGCTTGTCGACGAGATCTACCAGCAGTACCTCCAGGACCCGAACTCGGTCGACCGGGCCTGGTGGGACTTCTTCGCCGACTACAAGCCCGGCGCGCAGAACACCGCCGCCACCGGGGCCGAGCCCACCGCGGAGGCTCCCGCCGCGGCCCCCGCGCCGACCGCTCCCGCCCCCCGGGCGAGCGCCAACGGTGCCACCGTGCCCGCCGCCCCGGCCGCCCCCGCGGCCCCGGCCGTGGCTGCGGCACCGGCTCCGGCCCCCGCAGCGCCGAAGCCCGTGCCCGCCGCCGCCCCGGCCCCGGCCCCGGCCCCGGTCGCCGCGCCGAAGCCGGCCGCGGCTCCCGCGCCGGCCGCCGAGGCACCCGCGGGTCCCGAGCTGATCACCCTGCGCGGCCCGGCCGCCGCCGTCGCGAAGAACATGAACGCCTCGCTGGAGATGCCCACGGCCACGTCCGTGCGCGCCGTCCCGGTGAAGCTGCTCTTCGACAACCGCATCGTCATCAACAACCATCTGAAGCGCGCCCGGGGCGGGAAGGTCTCCTTCACCCACCTCATCGGCTACGCGATGGTGCGGGCCCTCAAGGCCATGCCGTCGATGAACTGGTCCTTCGCGCTGAAGGACGGCAAGCCGACGCTGGTCAAGCCGGAGCATGTGAACTTCGGCCTCGCCATCGACCTGGTCAAGCCCAACGGCGACCGCCAGCTCGTCGTCGCGGCCATCAAGAAGGCCGAGACGCTCAACTTCTTCGAGTTCTGGCAGGCGTACGAGGACATCGTCCGCCGCGCCCGGGGCAACAAGCTCACGATGGACGACTTCACCGGGGTCACGGTCTCCCTGACCAACCCCGGCGGCCTCGGCACCGTCCACTCCGTGCCGCGGCTGATGCCCGGCCAGTCCGTGATCATGGGCGTCGGCTCCATGGACTACCCGGCCGAGTTCCAGGGCACCTCCCAGGACACCCTGAACAAGCTGGGCATCTCCAAGGTCATGACGCTGACCTCGACCTACGACCACCGGGTCATCCAGGGCGCGGCCTCCGGCGAGTTCCTGCGGGTCGTGGCCAACTCGCTGCTGGGCGAGGACGGCTTCTACGACGACATCTTCGAGGCGCTGCGCATCCCGTACGAGCCGGTCCGCTGGCTCAAGGACATCGACGCCTCCCACGACGACGACGTCACCAAGGCCGCCCGGGTCTTCGAGCTGATCCACTCCTACCGGGTCCGCGGCCATGTCATGGCCGACACCGACCCGCTGGAGTACCGCCAGCGCAAGCACCCCGACCTGGACATCACCGAGCACGGCCTCACCCTGTGGGACCTGGAGCGCGAGTTCGCGGTCGGCGGCTTCGCGGGCAAGTCCCTGATGAAGCTGCGCGACGTCCTCGGCGTGCTGCGGGACTCGTACTGCCGCACCACCGGCATCGAGTTCATGCACATCCAGGACCCCAAGCAGCGCAAGTGGATCCAGGACCGGGTGGAGCGCCCGCACGCCAAGCCGGAGCGCGAGGAGCAGTTGCGCATCCTGCGCCGGCTCAACGCGGCCGAGGCGTTCGAGACCTTCCTCCAGACGAAGTACGTCGGTCAGAAGCGGTTCTCGCTGGAGGGCGGCGAGTCCGTCATCCCGCTGCTGGACGCGGTCATCGACTCGGCGGCCGAGTCCCGCCTCGACGAGGTCGTCATCGGCATGGCCCACCGCGGCCGGCTGAACGTCCTCGCCAACATCGTCGGCAAGTCGTACGCGCAGATCTTCCGGGAGTTCGAGGGCAACCTCGACCCGAAGTCGATGCACGGCTCCGGTGACGTCAAGTACCACCTGGGCGCCGAGGGGACCTTCACCGGTCTCGACGGTGAGCAGATCAAGGTCTCCCTGGTCGCCAACCCCTCCCACCTGGAGGCCGTCGACCCGGTCCTGGAGGGTGTCGTCCGCGCCAAGCAGGACGTCATCAACAAGGGCGGCACGGACTTCACCGTGCTGCCGGTCGCCCTCCACGGCGACGCGGCCTTCGCGGGCCAGGGCGTGGTCGCCGAGACGCTGAACATGTCGCAGCTCCGCGGCTACCGCACCGGCGGCACCGTCCATGTCGTCATCAACAACCAGGTCGGCTTCACCGCCGCCCCGGAGTCCTCCCGCTCCTCGATGTACGCCACCGACGTGGCCCGCATGATCGAGGCGCCGATCTTCCACGTCAACGGCGACGACCCGGAGGCGTGCGTCCGGGTGGCGCGGCTCGCCTTCGAGTTCCGCCAGACGTTCAACAAGGACGTGGTGATCGACCTCATCTGCTACCGCCGCCGCGGTCACAACGAGGGCGACAACCCGCAGTTCACCAACCCGCAGATGTACAACCTGATCGACAAGAAGCGTTCGGTGCGCAAGCTGTACACCGAGTCGCTGATCGGCCGGGGGGACATCACGCTGGAGGAGGCCGAGCAGGCCCTCCAGGACTTCCAGGGCCAGTTGGAGAAGGTCTTCGCCGAGGTCCGCGAGGCCACCAGCCTGCCCGCCCCGGCGCAGGTCCCCGACCCGCAGGCCGAGTTCCCCGTGGCGGTGACCACGGCGGTCTCCCAGGAGATCGTCAAGCGGATCGCCGAGTCCCAGGTGAACATCCCGGACAACGTCGCCGTCCACCCGCGGCTGCTGCCGCAGCTCCAGCGGCGCGCCTCCTCCGTCGAGGACGGCACGATCGACTGGGGCATGGGCGAGACCCTGGCCATCGGCTCGCTGCTGATGGAGGGCACCCCGGTGCGCCTCTCCGGCCAGGACACCCGCCGCGGCACCTTCGGCCAGCGCCACGCGGTCCTCGTCGACCAGGAGACCGGCGAGGACTACACCCCGCTGCTCTACCTCACCGAGGAGCAGGCCCGTTACAACGTGTACGACTCGCTGCTCAGCGAGTACGCGGCGATGGGCTTCGAGTACGGCTACTCGCTGGCCCGCCCGGACGCGCTGGTCGTGTGGGAGGCCCAGTTCGGTGACTTCGTCAACGGCGCCCAGACCGTCGTCGACGAGTTCATCTCCTCGGCCGAGCAGAAGTGGGGCCAGCACTCCGGTGTGACGCTGCTGCTGCCGCACGGCTACGAGGGCCAGGGCCCGGACCACTCCTCGGCCCGCCCGGAGCGCTTCCTCCAGCTCTGCGCGCAGAACAACATGACGGTCGCGATGCCGACGCTGCCGTCGAACTACTTCCATCTGCTGCGCTGGCAGGTGCACAACCCGCACCACAAGCCGCTGATCGTCTTCACCCCGAAGTCGATGCTCCGGCTGAAGGCGGCGCAGTCGAAGACGGAGGAGTTCCTGACCGGCGGCTTCCGCCCGGTGATCGGGGACACCGGCGTCGACGCGGGCACGGTGGACCCGGCGGGCGTGCGCAAGGTCGTCTTCACCTCCGGCAAGGTCTACTACGACCTCGACGCGGAGCGGAAGAAGCGCGGTACGCAGGACACCGCGATCATCCGGCTGGAGCGGCTGTACCCGCTGCCGGGTGCCGAGCTCCAGGCCGAGATCGCCAAGTTCCCGAACGCGGAGAAGTACATCTGGGCCCAGGAGGAGCCGGCGAACCAGGGTGCCTGGCCGTTCATCGCGCTCAACCTGATCGACCACCTGGACCTGGCCGTCGGCGCGGACGTCCCGCACGGCGAGCGGCTGCGGCGGATCTCCCGTCCGCACGGCTCGTCCCCGGCGGTGGGCTCCAAGAAGCGTCATGAGCAGGAGCAGGAGCAGCTCGTCAACGAGGTCTTCGACGCCTGA